Below is a window of Anas platyrhynchos isolate ZD024472 breed Pekin duck chromosome 21, IASCAAS_PekinDuck_T2T, whole genome shotgun sequence DNA.
CAGGGTCCTAGCGCCGCCCGCCGCGCTCCGCTCCTCCATACGCTCACCATGAAGGTCGCCGCCGTCGCCCCGTCTCCGTTGCCCGCCGGTCCCGGAGGGGCGTTGAAGGCGGTGAGGCCGGGGGAAGCCGCCCGCTGCGGGCCGGGCCCGGGTCCGGGAGCGATCGCGGCGGAGCAAGCGGCGGCCGCGTTGCTGTACGATATGAAGGGCTGCTACTCGCGCCTAAGGGCGCTGGTGCCCACCCTGCCCCGGCACCGGAGGGTGTCCaaggtggagctgctgcagcatgtCATCGACTACATCTGGGACCTGCAGCTCGCGCTGCAGCccgggcccccccggccccccaaCAACGCCGAGCCCCCCGAGGTGAGtgcggtgctggggctgcaccgagccctgcccggccccggggtcccctttcccccccttttcctcccccctttccccctttttttccccccctttcccccttttttcccccctttccccctttttccccccctttccccttttttcccccctttcccccttttttccccccctttcccccttttttttcccccctttccccctttttttccccctttccccccttttcctcccctttttccccccttttttttccccttttccccctttcccgGGACAGCCCCTCCACCGTCCCCCCCCTGCCCGTCCCCCCTATCCCTGGGGCGCCCCCCACACACCGTCACCCCCttgtcgtcccccccccccccgggtccccGAGCAGCCCTGACCTCCCGCTCCGTTCCCATTCCCGCAGGCTCCGTGCATGCCCGCTGCCGACCGCATCCTGTGCCGCTGAGACCACCACGGacccgccgggaccccccccagcagcgCCGCCGCGCTCCGGATGGGACCCCCGGGCACGGATGGGGGGGGGCCCGAAGCTGCGGGGCTGCagccggagccccccccccaaccagGGGGCTTCGGATCGTAACCTTCTCAGATTGCTGAGAGCATTCCCTGTATTGTATATTACAATGATGCTGGAGAATATTGTTCTACAATAGCTGGAGTTTTGTTATTAAACAAGCCCTGATTACCAGGCACGCGTCTTCGTGGCTGCATTGCacggggcttttttttttggggggggtggttCCCTCCTGGCTTGCCCCCAGAGCCTGGACACGCATCGGGAGTCCCGTAGGAGCCCATCCTGGGCTATGGGGGTGCTGTGAGGGAGCACTGGGGCTCAGCTGGCCCCTGTACTGGTGGGactggggtgctgtggggcagaggCTGTGTGTgagtgacccccccccccagcatagGGCAGTGGGCATTGAGCCCCGGGGGGAGGCACACCTAGGGGTGGGCATGCCCTGCcatctccctgtgccccccctatggggctgggagctcCGGGGGGGTCTCCTCACACCCCCCTCTAGGGCATGGGGGGGCTCAGGAGGCAGGGACGGGGCTGGTTGGGGTTCCCTGCAGTGAGTTTAAGtggtgggggggctgcaagtggcacatccccatcccagccccCTACCCATGGGGGCTGTGCCCttgctgccccccagcagggactgggggggggcacagcctgctccagctcccCGTGCTGCGACATGGTTTGAGGCTGAGAGGGGACCCCTGGACATGGAACAGGGGGGCAGCTGCTTCCCCCCCCCGCTGCTGGGATGTGTCCCCACGGGTGGGTGCCATGGGGTGAGCCGCCCAGGGACATCTCTGGGGCCTGCCCTCGCCCCACTTCCCCGCAGGGCTGCCCGTGACCTCCTGTAACTCACACACCGTCACCGGGCAGGGGACACGGTGTGGGACAGCCCCCCCGTGGGCTACCCTGAGGGACAGTCCCCACCGTGGGCTGCccggagctgcagctcctgcgggccccagggtgctggggccagccctggggacacggagcagccctggggacacggAGCAGCAGAAGGAAGTTTTGTGGCCGGGGTTGTGCAACCCCCcccagctgtgggtgccccccagccctgcaggcacccAGGAGGCTGCCCCATGActcaggagccccccccccggggctggagCCACCGTGCCCGGCCCttcccgggggggctggggggaaaaaGCAGGGTCTGGGGGCTCTGCGTGCGCCCCCACCCCTGATACAGCCCCCCTCGGTGCTGCGCGCCCGGGGATGGGGGCAGAGGgtcgggggctggggggctcctggTCGAGGTGGGGGTCCCGCAGGGCTCCCCTTCTTTAGGGGGGGGTCTGCAGGGTGCCAGGGGGCGCGGCACGGGCACGGCTCCGCCTGGTGCTCAGCCCCCCCCTGGTCCTATCCCAGCTgggacgcaccgggggggtACCGGGGGCTGCGGACCCCACTGGATGAACCCATCCACCGGCCCGACGCCCCCCCAGACATCCCCTGgctcccctccagcacccaccaggacccccccccccagcacccccggacccccccatCGCCGCCCCGGCCCCTCCAGGCTCCGTCCCAGCCCCGGGAGCGCGGCGCTTTCGTGGCCGTGCCGCTGGGTCCCCCTCCCGGTGTCTGCCCGCACTGCACGGCCGGGcccggggaggaggggggggggcacggcctgGCCCGGCTTtaccgggggggttttgggggctgcaaggggcagcggggccgtgccgggctcCAGCAGAGCCGCCGCAGCCGTGCCAAGGGGTGCGGGGCACGGGGATGGAGACACGGGGAGGTGGGCGCTGGgcgcagcaccctggggtgcaggGATCAGTGTGGGACACCCCAGGGAGCTGGGATCCCTGCGTGGCACCCTGGGGACAAGGGCTGTGTGGggggggacaccttggggaccaGGGCTCTGTGCGTGGCACCCTGGGGACAAGGGCTCCCTGCGTGGCACCGTGTCCCGCTGCCCCAcatccctgctcccaccccatcccgCTGCCCTCACCCCCCTGGCACCGCTGTCCTCCACCCCAGGGGGCCGTGTACGGGGGCTGTGGCACCTTTGGGGACGCTCGGAGAGCTGCGGATGGGATTTGTGGGGTTGGGCTGAGCTCCGCCACGTGCCCGTGTGCCGGATGCggctgtgccaggagctgcaggaaagccCCAGGGAAGGCCGGGTCCCTGCGGGCACCCGCGCCCCAACAAGTCCCTGGGTGCTGCGGCTGGGACCTGACTCATCCCGGAAGGGATTAGGGACACGGGGACCTGGGTGAGGTTCTGGTTGGACCAGCCTGGCTGCCCCGGGATGGCCACCGGCGGCACGGGGCCCTGCTGCCACTCGCAGCCCTGGGGGAGATGATGGAAACGGGACCCACGATGGGACCCACGGCCCCCGCACCGGGGGGCACCGCCACCGCCTGCCACGGTGAGGACGGGCCCGGGatggggcacccaagggtggaGGGGTCGgggtgggcacggggctgggacaGCGCTGGTGGCTGGGCTGGGTTTTGGGacgctgctgggtgctggggacatcgctgctgctgtggggtctGGGGCAAGTGGGCTCCTGAGGGGGCCATGAGGTGCGCTGTGTGGGGCTGGCCGTGGGTCCCGTGTCCCCCGTGGGGCAGGGATGGGACCCTGGTCCCTGGGAGCGTGTTCCCGTGCTCCTGGCCAGGGGCTGTcacggccccgctccccaggcAGCCGCTGCCCGGACCCAGGGGGGGGTTTTCCCCAGCCCAGGGGCCACCGTCTGCCCGCACGGCTCCTTCCTGCTGGACGGGGCTTTTGGAGGGACCGCAGAGTTCTGCTCGtgctctgcctgcccctgccTTCTCGTCACCCTGTGGTCTGGGGCTGCCGGCCGTGTCCCAGCGCTCCCCTACCCCCCCAAAGGCTTTGGGTGACCCCACGCGACCCCAAAGTGGGAACATCCCCACGTGGGCTGAGCCCCCTCCCCTGACACAGCCCCACTCCATCCTCTTC
It encodes the following:
- the ID1 gene encoding DNA-binding protein inhibitor ID-1; translation: MKVAAVAPSPLPAGPGGALKAVRPGEAARCGPGPGPGAIAAEQAAAALLYDMKGCYSRLRALVPTLPRHRRVSKVELLQHVIDYIWDLQLALQPGPPRPPNNAEPPEAPCMPAADRILCR